Proteins encoded in a region of the Pelmatolapia mariae isolate MD_Pm_ZW linkage group LG16_19, Pm_UMD_F_2, whole genome shotgun sequence genome:
- the LOC134645675 gene encoding trace amine-associated receptor 13c-like: protein MGTQEKSELCFPQLFNMSCKKPAIARSKAVFLHIVLSSISFLTVALNLLVIISVSHFRQLHTPTNILLLSLAVSDFLVGLLLSPAEILRSTACWFLGQLTCLMYIFVSLTVTSASVGIMVLISADRYVAICDPLHYPIRITDRRLQLCVCLCWLCSIAFSCFLVRDDLHQTRKQNSCYGKCVVVVQYIAGVVDLILTFIVPVIVIVVLYMRVYVVAVSQARGMRSHVTAVTNHLPVMKKSELKAARTLGVLVLVFLMCFCPYYCVSLVGEEFINSSSASFVAYLFGLNSCLNPLIYAMFYPWFRKAVKLVVTLQILQPGSSEVSIL from the exons ATGGGCACACAGGAAAAATCTGAGCTCTGCTTTCCACAACTCTTCAACATGTCCTGCAAAAAGCCTGCGATTGCTCGGTCCAAAGCTGTGTTCCTTCATATTGTATTGTCCTCAATTTCTTTTCTGACGGTGGCTCTCAACTTGCTTGTCATCATCTCAGTCTCCCACTTCAG GCAGCTCCACACACCCACTAACATCCTGCTCCTCTCTCTGGCTGTCTCAGACTTTCTTGTTGGCCTCCTATTGTCACCTGCAGAGATCCTCCGAAGTACAGCCTGTTGGTTTCTTGGTCAGCTCACATGTTTAATGTATATTTTTGTGTCCTTGACTGTTACCTCTGCCTCAGTGGGCATTATGGTGCTGATATCAGCTGACCGCTATGTGGCTATTTGTGACCCTTTGCATTACCCCATCAGGATCACTGACAGAAGACTTCaactctgtgtttgtctgtgttggcTCTGCTCCATTGCCTTCAGCTGTTTCCTTGTAAGAGATGACCTGcatcaaacaagaaaacaaaattccTGCTATGGAAAATGTGTAGTTGTTGTTCAATACATTGCAGGAGTTGTTGACCTCATTTTAACCTTCATTGTACCAGTTATTGTCATCGTAGTTCTGTATATGAGAGTATATGTGGTGGCTGTGTCTCAGGCCCGTGGTATGCGCTCTCATGTTACAGCTGTCACAAATCACCTTCCA GTTATGAAAAAGTCTGAACTAAAAGCAGCCAGGACTCTGGGTGTTCTTGTTCTTGTGTTTCTAATGTGTTTCTGCCCTTATTACTGTGTTTCTCTTGTAGGAGAAGAATTCATCAATAGTTCATCTGCTTCTTTTGTGGCCTATCTGTTTGGTTTAAACTCATGTCTAAACCCTTTGATCTATGCTATGTTCTACCCCTGGTTTAGAAAAGCTGTGAAACTAGTTGTCACTCTACAGATACTGCAGCCTGGCTCCAGTGAGGTAAGTATTCTGTAA
- the LOC134645627 gene encoding trace amine-associated receptor 13c-like: protein METQDKAELCFPQLFNISCKKPKTSLSQVLVPYIVVFSVSLLTVALNLLVIVSVSHFRQLHTPTNILLLSLAVSDFLIGLLLMPAKILRDTACWFLGQLTCSLYNYTCFIITSASVGIMVLISVDRYVAICDPLHYPTRITDRRVKLCVCLCWLCSVFYNILFIKDDLLQRERHTSCYGECVFVIDYIAGTTDIVLTFIAPVTVIVVLYMRVFVVAVSQARAMRSHVTAVTLQLSVTLTAKKSELKAARTLGVLVLVFLLCFCPYYIVSLFGNELFNSSSASIVIYLYYFNSCLNPLIYAMFYPWFRKAVKLVVTLQILQPGSCEVSIL, encoded by the exons ATGGAGACCCAGGACAAAGCAGAGCTCTGCTTTCCACAACTCTTCAACATCTCCTGCAAGAAGCCTAAAACATCCCTTTCTCAAGTTTTGGTCCCTTACATTGTGGTGTTTTCAGTCTCTCTGCTAACTGTGGCTCTCAACCTGCTCGTCATTGTCTCAGTCTCCCACTTCAG GCAGCTCCACACACCCActaacatcctcctcctctctctggctGTCTCAGACTTTCTCATTGGTCTGTTGTTGATGCCGGCAAAAATCCTACGAGACACAGCTTGTTGGTTTCTTGGTCAGCTCACATGTTCTCTGTATAATTATACATGCTTCATCATTACCTCTGCCTCAGTGGGCATTATGGTGCTGATATCAGTCGACCGCTATGTGGCTATTTGTGACCCTCTGCATTACCCCACCAGAATCACTGACAGAAGAGTGAAACTCTGCGTCTGTCTGTGTTGgctctgctctgttttttaCAACATACTATTTATAAAGGACGACCTGCTTCAACGAGAGCGACATACTTCCTGTTATGGAGAATGTGTATTTGTCATAGACTACATTGCAGGAACCACTGACattgttttaacttttattgctCCAGTTACTGTCATCGTAGTTCTGTATATGAGAGTATTTGTGGTGGCTGTGTCTCAGGCCCGTGCCATGCGCTCTCATGTTACAGCTGTCACACTGCAGCTCTCAGTGACTCTAACAGCAAAGAAATCAGAGTTAAAAGCAGCCAGGACTCTGGGTGTTCTTGTTCTTGTGTTTCTATTATGTTTCTGCCCATATTACATTGTTTCGCTTTTTGGAAACGAGTTGTTCAACAGCTCATCTGCATCCATTGTGATCTATCTGTATTATTTTAACTCCTGTCTAAATCCTTTGATTTACGCTATGTTCTACCCCTGGTTTAGAAAAGCTGTGAAATTAGTTGTCACTCTACAGATACTGCAGCCTGGCTCCTGTGAGGTCAGCATACTGTAG